One Parasteatoda tepidariorum isolate YZ-2023 chromosome 1, CAS_Ptep_4.0, whole genome shotgun sequence genomic window, TCtataattgattaatattaaacacacatttttataaatgaattcgaatattttctttaaaataagacTGAACCCGATATATACTCATCAAAACCCCTTCCGAAATTATGCATTACTTGATTAATGAGCTATTCGGTTCGGTAAGtaagatatagatatataaaatttgtatgattaaattttttttgttacttaaacaNNNNNNNNNNNNNNNNNNNNNNNNNNNNNNNNNNNNNNNNNNNNNNNNNNNNNNNNNNNNNNNNNNNNNNNNNNNNNNNNNNNNNNNNNNNNNNNNNNNNNNNNNNNNNNNNNNNNNNNNNNNNNNNNNNNNNNNNNNNNNNNNNNNNNNNNNNNNNNNNNNNNNNNNNNNNNNNNNNNNNNNNNNNNNNNNNNNNNNNNNNNNNNNNNNNNNNNNNNNNNNNNNNNNNNNNNNNNNNNNNNNNNNNNNNNNNNNNNNNNNNNNNNNNNNNNNNNNNNNNNNNNNNNNNNNNNNNNNNNNNNNNNNNNNNNNNNNNNNNNNNNNNNNNNNNNNNNNNNNNNNNNNNNNNNNNNNNNNNNNNNNNNNNNNNNNNNNNNNNNNNNNNNNNNNNNNNNNNNNNNNNNNNNNNNNNNNNNNNNNNNNNNNNNNNNNNNNNNNNNNNNNNNNNNNNNNNNNNNNNNNNNNNNNNNNNNNNNNNNNNNNNNNNNNNNNNNNNNNNNTAACTAAAGCTCCTTCATTCACCACGTCACTTGGCTGTTCGTTTTCTggcattttttgacaaaaaaaatcaaaacaataaatagtataaaggtaaaatatttataaattaattttaaagcattccCTACGCTATATATACACTAATCCAAGAGATAAAAAAACGCGCACAGTACTACCACAGAATCAAACACAAACACGTGGGTACaacatacaaaattttgaacataaaaaagaatatgaataaaattaaaataaacatattgctaacatatttaaattcattatattgcAAGGAAAGTTCCgattaaataaagaatcaaCTTAAAGTTTAAGTCCGGGTCTACCAATTATAGCACGTGTGTGCTTTAAAGTTAATAACATGCTATATTTAAATtgcgtaattaaaaattaattacaaaaataaataagaataaaaaaaagtttaagttaaggaaaaatttaattaacaacaaaaaacatataatgaaaaCTTACTTTGTAAAGAATTAGGAAATTGTAAAGAAGGGTTGAGGAACGCGTCCTCTCTCCACGCGAGTCAGTTTGGAAGTGAGTATGAGGGGGTTTATAACCGGTTATGCTGGCTGGATTTACCTCACTTCAGTTCGTTTTGGAGTGGTCAGGAGGGTTGTCGAGGTACATACATGGGGACTGGGTGTTTGCCGAGGCACACCACAGATCCTATAACCCTTCGTTCTTGTTGCGTAGCCAACTAAGATTCCTAGTTTTGATGTCTTGTTCAATTTGTTGCGTTTTACCTTGGGTACGTGAACAAATGCCAAAGAACCAAATATTCTTAGATGTCGAACTGATGGTTTGTATCCACTCCAAATTTCAAAAGGTGTTAATCCATTTGTTAATTTGTGTTCACTTCGGTTTCGTACATGAATGTACATATATAGAGCTTCAGCCCAAAATCGGTAATTTAGTCCACTATCGTGAAGTGATGCTCGAACAGCTTCAATTGCATCACGGTTGAATTTTTCTGCAATCCCGTTTTGTTCTGGAGAATAAGTTGAAGTTCTCTCTATTCGAATTCCCAGATTGTTTAAATAATCTTCAAGCTCGGCGTGACAAAATTCCATTCCGTTGTCTGTTCGGACTGACTTCAATTTACAGTTTAATTCTCTTTCAGATTTTACGAGAtatgttttgaaacatttaaaaacttctgtTTTCTTCTCTACAGTAAAAACTTCCACTTTTCTAGAAAAATCATCTATTATCGACAAAAAATATCGACTTCCACCCATTGAAGGTGTTGGAGAAGGTCCCCGCAAATCCATATGCACCTTATCCAGTACTTTATTTGCTAGACGTTgataattccttttaaaagatGCTCGGGTAGACTTTGTCACTTTGCAAGTTTTAAGTATTTCAGATTTACGTTTGTCAGGTAATCCTTTCACAATGTACAGTTTATCTATTCTAGGTACACTGAAGAAATATCTGCTACGGTTATCGTAGattatcatttttgaattttgccaaACAATTTAATATCCCGCTATATCAATATTAGATCCAGCTATTAAGTTGCATCGTAGATTTGGAGCATAGTATACGTTCTTTAATATAAGCTTTACGAATCTGTCGTTATCTTTAacgtaaaaaattatgtcaccTACCCCTTCTACTTCTGATGTACTGTTCTTATCCCCGACGAGTACTTTTGCCTTCTTCAGAGGTCTAAACGTCTCGTACCATTCTCGTCTGTTTGTGAAATGGGATGTTGCTGCTGAGTCAATAAGTCATTCTTCTAAATCCAGTTCCGTGCTGTCGACCTCGGCAACTTCTTCGTTAATTTCAATATCCGTATAGAAAAGACCAGTAGCGGGATTTTGCCTCACACTTTGACGATCTTGCATCTTATTTGCAGTTTTGCTTGCTCTGCAATCTCTTGAATAATGACCTTGTTTATTGCAGTTGAAACACGGCCCCATACCTTTAGGTCGATATCCTTTGCTCTGCAAGTTTCGTCTGTATCCAGTTTCTTGTGTACTTCTCCGGCCCAGACCGCTTCCGCTGTGTGGAATGTCTTCGTGCTTCGACAAATTCCTTTCTCTTGATGATTTTATGTCTGTTTTAGCTAAGTAAGCATTTGTAACTGAATCGAACCCACTATCTCGAGCTTTTAGTTGGATTCTTCCGGATTCGCTGATCAATTGActctcaatattatttattgtaaattccGAATCCTTTAAACGATATAAGATCTGTACTAAATTGTCATATTCTTCCGGAAGTTTTCTTATTATCTGGAAACAAACTAATAGTTCGGGAATCTCGAATCCAGCTTCTTTAATCTGTGCACTTTTATCTCGAACTCGTTGACAGAATATTCCAATCACCTCTTCATTTGGCTGAAATTTCAATTCGTAAAATTCATCTACCAGGCCAGCAATTCTTGCTCTTGATTTaggttcaaaattttcttttagaatgtcCCAAGCTTTTCTTCCATCTGTCGTAGACtgaatcaactttaaaaattgacgTTCAACACCTTGATATATTGTAGAATAAGCTCTAGCTTTCCTTATCTCGAAATTCTGTTTAACTGATTCTGGAGCAGTGTCTACAGGTGGTGATGGTGATTCAGCTCCACCGACGAATTCCCAACTTCCACGATCCATCAGAGCCACTCTCATGTCACACTTCCAACTATCGTAGTTGAATGCTCCAAGTTTGGGAAAGGCTAAGTTCGTTGATTCGGAATTTCCTTCCATATTCAAAACTTGGTTTCTTCctgctattaaaataaatctttcagcTCCCAGATAGAATTTCTTCTGAATCTATATCGTTGACGTGGGCAAAGGCGTTGACGTTTGCAAATAGCGTTGAGGTGGGCAAAGGCGTTGACGTTGGCAAATAGCGTTGAGGTGGGCAAAGGCCCATAACCTTTGTGGATTTAACTCACAAAGCAGAGTTTGCTAAAAATCATGACGTACACAAATAAACTGgaacacatttattattactttcaatggttaacttaaatctaaaattctaattgaatatacaaatataaatatcggATCATCATACAATCGGCCAAAGACTCAAAAGATGAGTTGGCGGCTCATCCCTCTCCACCGGCATGAAAGAAGAAATTGTTCGTTCTTTTATAGATAACGATTTCGTACGTCACATTGATTGAATGCTTGTTTCTTGAATTCCCTTCACTTCCTTCCTGGAAAcgaatctaaaaaataaactcaaacaCTAAAGTTTATAAATGGAAACTACTTATTTCCACAAAACGCATTATCGTAACTCTGTGCCTGACATATAGTGATGTTTAAacctatattatttaaaaattctaaaataactttcaacAAGTTTTCACCAGTATGAGAAAATATAGGTAAAAATcccaaaaatcttttttttttatacgaatAGGAGGAACATTGCGAATAATGACGGTCAGCTGATCTACGTGAGATATATCTGGTGTTGAATCAATAATTAGAGAGTAAAATTTGGCTTCTTTTATTTCGCTCACTATTCTGAGTTGCAAATCTTTCGATACaacagaaataaattcattacatATTGTAgaagacaaatattttatagtacgGGTGCAGcagtttgcatattttttcatgtgTTCCCGCATAATTGGATCGAATTCGGATAAATATTCCTAAGCGtctgtataattaaattaccattATTTTCACTAATAAACGCTTCATTTTTACGACGAAGTGCTAAAgagaatgaagaaataaatctgATTGTCACTACCACACGTTTAAGTACTTTcctccaatatttttttcccttataatttatttttccagctCAGTGTCAATGCGTCCGGTAATTTTGGATCttgttataacaattaaaatggaGTTAATATGGTCGCATCTGACAATTTTCTATGTACATTTTTCTAATCATTCGTCCCTTTTGTCATTAGCGCTCTCCCTCGTTGaattttcataaagtaaaactaagattcaaataaaatcaaacagctcatgtaaagaaatattttattcaaaactttgttgaattttgcgaaatatttcattcaaacagTTCatgtgaagaaatattttattcaaaacttcgTTGAAATGCGCGAAgtatttcactaatttttgcAAGTATCGGATTAGGTGGCTCAACTTTGCACTTTGCATCATAAGGCACTCGCGTTCCAGTTGTGTTCATTTTAACTGGTGTTTGGCATCGATTACCACATTTTTCGGTACAGCATATCTTATTGCCTTCACAGTCGTAATCATCGCAGCATTGGGTCCTCGAATGAAagcagaagaaatatttttgttttgctggACAATAGAATGCtagaaacagaaaatgaaaatttttatatagaatgAAACTCTGCCCTTGCTCGCTTCGCATAGCAATTGCtttttgtttattgatcataaattatttcttacatatacaccgaagagccattacattatgaccacccggctaataacatgtaggaccacctttagccctcaaaactgctagcaaccgccgtggcattgattccacaaggtgctgataggtagtctaatgtatctggtaccaagcgctcacaaACTGATCCTgtaattccctcacattgcgtagcgtggcagcacgaatttggttttccaactAGTACTCCAAATGCTCAATTGGATTCAAttgccaagacatgacttgaaagtcactggaatgtttcTCGACGATTTGACCCTTATGACATGATGCATTATCCTGTtagtaaacaccatcccccgcaggaaaaactgttgccatgactgggtgaacctggtctgcaacgatgtacaagtagcttacagacgtcaggaattgttctatgaggattatgggtcctaatgtgccccatgaaaacattgtacctgggcgagaaaccatgaaaacctgggcgagtccatgcttatagatggagggtggtcataacgTAATGGCTCTGCGGTGTATGTTGCATATGCCGTTCACCGCCATCTGTAGTAAAGCACACACACTCACTCACGAGACTTCAACTGACATTTCGTATTTccgtttcaataaaaaatattcctactTATCCTTACAAGATacattacaaaaactttttcagtCGAAAATAATGTTCAAAGGCAAATTAGGTATTAGAAAACTGCCGTCAAAACACGTATTACAGATGTCGCTACTGCCACCTAATTGAGCTATATTATtgcttattaatttcataaccatccttgaacaaattttgaacctaatccagaagacaagggaactcttggatcaagtattggggaaaATTTGCCTTGgtggaggatttttttgatggaactaacccgccgcatttgcgttacataaaaAGGAAGTCCACGAGAACCTCACATGATTAGCCTGACCACAAGGGGACACTAACCAGTGAtgtgtctaccactgaggatattttacgtcagcactgtggtcggtgcaagcggggtgcggaattcgtatcgaccagccatcgttggaaTTAGGACTCGGTTCAcctaattggaaggcgaatACTCTAacacagtgattctcaaccactgtgccgcggcacttttgtgtgccgccaaatttttaaaatgtgtcgccaaatattagaaatgatacaataaaaattaaaatgctttttctattacgagtaaagtttaaattaaagaaaagtgtatattatgtataatatcatatatatatatatacttttacaatttttccgGGCTTTAACAGCGTGAAAATCTTTGTCATcgattgtcttgtctctgacaatctcaaaataagttaaaataagaaggaagcatttaaatttaaattgtctatggcaatttcaaaaaatgttgaaataagtagaaaatttaatgaccattaaaattattaattaacaaaagaaagaaaactaaatatgattttcaaacggaaataaaagctaatcattaaagtaagctatgcaattaatagttataaaagtgaattagcaaaggataactaacaaaaaaacatgctaacaattaattagcaaaaaaactagttaacaagaaatcacacAAAAATAGCAATGTagaaaaactaacagttaataactatagaaaacaagttaacaattaataactagcaaaaaaataaataactgttaccaactaatacaaaattagtcgaaagaaataattatctcttaataaacgtgcttttgttgtacatattattttatttcacattcaaaattattatcactaactatttaacacagtgtattataggtaagtaaacaacttttaaactaattttttttttattgtgtgccggcaaatttcgaaatcattaaaattgtgcCGCCACAAAagaaaggttgagaatcactgctctaACACATAATGCTTTATCTGTCCTTCAAATTTCAACTGTGTGACGTACTGCCTTCATTTTGTAGTAGTTTAAATGGTTAATATAAGGAGTGaataaagaagaaaaggaaTGACAAAAGAGGAAAAACGAATCATTGAATTGGTGAATTGGTAGACTAGaaaagcagaaataaaaaaattaaaagtgtataaacatataatttgtttttatgtcatTAGTTTAAtggtatattattttgtttggatTAGTAATAGGCAGTTAAAAAGACctaaatttctcattttcatacaaaatttaataaaatgtaagcaCTTCAAATTATTaggcaagaaaaaatatttttaaaccaataagcATACatactctttaatttttaataaacatttatactaAGGTAGttttggccgggatagcctgattTGCTGAGCgctggttgttgttgttgttaatttacgtcgcactagagctgcacaatgggctattggcgacggtctgggaaacatcccggaggatgatctgaagacatgctatcacaatttcgatcctctgcggaggggatagcaccctcgcttcggtagcccgacgacctgtgcgagaagtcgagcactttacggtagcacagtttaacgagaaccaataccgcacacccttggtcactacgcagattgatccaagtggccacccacccgcacactgaccgtagccagtgatgtttgacttcggtgatctgctgggaaccgtgtcttaacgatcagtccactgcgggactgcaCGGCGCTGGACTCACGCTTGTGAGAACAGAATTTCGAAGCCAACTggccgaagacttcccgtgtaaTAAATGAcaactggtgcacgttaaatgaGTCGGGTCATAAAAttctccatgttcccgtaacaaatcatATATCTGGGGgtgctgaattggagattgatctttCTTTGGTTCAAGTCAACattgcgatctgtggatgaacGAATGTATGGATGGGTctaccctataaacgggtgtgacgtatagttgtggcagaagtcgaattcttggacatagatggcaccactgtgAAACAAGAATAATCAGCCCTTCTTGCCTTAATGGTCTACCATAGCAACAACTAaggtttttttacttttgaataaattgtaaaattgacTTACTTGCTGCCGCGACGCAGAAAAtcaaacataatattaaaatagtcttcataatttattctaaaatgaaaaataaattatattgttatgAAATACGTAATAATAGGACTTCAGTAAGAGTCAAAGaatcatttaaacattttctgttaaaataattaaaaatggcttatttataaaaaaatatataaatttaattaattaatttggtaACGTTTTCTTTGGAATTTTGTTTCCGTAAACTGTCAATTTGAATGCTGGAAAATATAACAATGATAATACGTgtcaatttggaaaaaaattgtcttaaactattaaagttgctaaatttaaaagaaaaaaatcatgcatttttagGGACAAAATTCATTTAGTCAATTCTTTTAATACAATAGAAGGCTCTGTCCCCAGT contains:
- the LOC122273042 gene encoding uncharacterized protein: MEGNSESTNLAFPKLGAFNYDSWKCDMRVALMDRGSWEFVGGAESPSPPVDTAPESVKQNFEIRKARAYSTIYQGVERQFLKLIQSTTDGRKAWDILKENFEPKSRARIAGLVDEFYELKFQPNEEVIGIFCQRVRDKSAQIKEAGFEIPELLVCFQIIRKLPEEYDNLVQILYRLKDSEFTINNIESQLISESGRIQLKARDSGFDSVTNAYLAKTDIKSSRERNLSKHEDIPHSGSGLGRRSTQETGYRRNLQSKGYRPKGMGPCFNCNKQGHYSRDCRASKTANKMQDRQSVRQNPATGLFYTDIEINEEVAEVDSTELDLEE